In one window of Chloroflexota bacterium DNA:
- a CDS encoding ABC transporter ATP-binding protein, whose product MTRAIRSGGKHHRPPILQIEDLTVSYQQGSQWLDAVRNVSLQIEPAQTYGLVGESGSGKSTLAHAILRVLGENGEVRGGSIKLEGLDLLALSDAEMRRVWRDDIKLVPQDPRSSLNPSMRIGDQLLEALVGHVSKAESQERMLELLTQVRIADPERVAASYPHQLSGGMQQRVMIAMALTTEPLLMVLDEPTTNLDVTTEATILDLFRDLIRDSQTAVLYVSHNLGVVTSICDRVAVLYAGELVEDSSVSAIYHQPLHPYTLALLDSVPRLGQNKQQVALQPISGTIPGLTELPPACVFAPRCEIAIDRCHSERPILEQPESWSGQSTRRVRCYRWREVADGTLVYPSSKYTAYPDPSADDSGISPTVLGVDSLEKRFPVQRSFGEWLRRAPGREVRAVDGLSFQINRGRTLGLVGESGSGKTTVARCVIGLTEPNSGEISLLEMPLQPRISDRDRSLMGHLQMVFQNPQEALNPYRTVQDALARPLMRLAGVPSSQIDSEVAKLLSTVKLDPAFADRYPNQLSGGEKQRVAIARAYASNPDLLIFDESVSALDVSVQAAILNLLNDLQSEIGSAYLFISHDLAVVGYLADDIMVMYLGEEMESGTTHQIFEPPFHPYTEALLSSIPLLDPDAEEDRIHLEGDVPSPVNVPTGCRFHTRCPRFLGQVCVDEAPPWQQLSDGHRIHCHIPAADLEMIQQLAPGAIGVATPNLE is encoded by the coding sequence ATGACGAGAGCGATACGTTCTGGCGGGAAACACCATCGGCCACCGATTCTTCAGATCGAAGATCTGACAGTGTCCTATCAACAGGGCAGCCAATGGCTGGACGCGGTGCGGAACGTATCGCTGCAGATCGAGCCAGCCCAGACTTATGGGTTGGTGGGCGAGAGCGGGTCCGGGAAGTCGACATTGGCTCACGCAATCCTGCGGGTGTTGGGCGAGAACGGGGAAGTGCGTGGAGGCTCCATCAAGCTGGAAGGCCTTGATCTCCTGGCGTTGTCGGACGCCGAAATGCGGCGGGTTTGGCGGGATGATATCAAGTTGGTGCCTCAGGATCCGCGCTCTTCGTTGAATCCCTCTATGCGGATTGGGGATCAGCTTCTGGAAGCTCTTGTGGGACACGTCTCCAAGGCTGAGTCCCAGGAACGTATGCTTGAACTGTTGACTCAGGTGCGTATTGCCGATCCTGAGCGGGTTGCTGCCAGCTATCCTCATCAATTGAGCGGCGGTATGCAGCAACGGGTCATGATAGCCATGGCCTTGACGACTGAACCTCTGCTCATGGTGTTGGATGAGCCAACAACCAACCTGGATGTCACCACCGAAGCAACTATTTTGGATCTTTTCCGGGACTTGATTCGGGATAGCCAGACGGCGGTTCTCTATGTATCCCATAACCTTGGTGTGGTAACCAGCATCTGTGACCGGGTTGCAGTGCTCTACGCCGGAGAGCTGGTGGAAGATTCATCAGTTTCGGCCATCTACCATCAGCCCTTGCACCCATACACGCTGGCGTTGCTGGACAGCGTGCCACGGCTGGGCCAGAACAAGCAGCAGGTGGCTCTACAGCCTATCTCCGGGACGATTCCGGGGCTCACCGAACTGCCACCGGCCTGTGTCTTTGCGCCACGATGTGAGATTGCCATCGATCGCTGTCACTCTGAGCGTCCCATCCTGGAGCAGCCGGAGTCCTGGTCCGGCCAATCGACAAGACGTGTTCGTTGTTATCGATGGCGCGAGGTCGCTGACGGCACCCTGGTCTATCCATCGTCAAAGTACACAGCCTACCCGGACCCGAGTGCGGACGATTCCGGGATTTCGCCAACGGTTCTGGGTGTCGACTCTCTCGAAAAGCGTTTTCCAGTTCAACGTTCTTTTGGAGAATGGTTGCGGCGTGCGCCAGGTCGGGAAGTGCGGGCGGTTGATGGTCTGAGTTTTCAGATTAATCGGGGCAGGACCCTGGGATTGGTAGGCGAAAGCGGCAGTGGAAAAACCACGGTTGCTCGCTGTGTGATCGGCCTCACGGAACCAAATTCGGGTGAAATCAGTTTACTCGAGATGCCGTTGCAGCCCCGGATATCCGATCGGGATCGAAGCCTCATGGGCCATCTGCAGATGGTTTTTCAGAACCCCCAGGAGGCACTCAATCCCTACCGCACGGTGCAAGATGCCCTGGCCCGGCCCTTGATGCGTCTGGCTGGCGTGCCATCATCACAGATCGATTCCGAGGTCGCGAAACTGTTGAGTACCGTCAAGCTGGATCCTGCCTTTGCTGATCGTTATCCCAACCAACTGAGCGGGGGCGAAAAGCAACGGGTTGCCATCGCGCGGGCTTATGCATCTAACCCAGATTTATTGATCTTCGATGAATCGGTATCGGCCCTGGATGTCTCGGTGCAGGCAGCGATTCTAAATTTGCTCAATGACCTGCAGAGTGAGATAGGCAGCGCGTATCTGTTCATTTCCCATGACCTGGCCGTTGTAGGATATCTGGCCGACGATATCATGGTTATGTACCTGGGCGAGGAAATGGAATCGGGCACAACCCACCAGATATTCGAACCCCCCTTTCACCCTTATACCGAGGCCCTTCTATCCTCGATACCGCTGCTGGATCCGGATGCAGAGGAGGACCGAATCCATCTGGAAGGTGACGTGCCCAGCCCCGTGAACGTGCCCACGGGTTGTCGATTCCATACCCGCTGTCCTCGCTTTTTGGGACAGGTCTGTGTCGACGAGGCACCACCATGGCAACAACTCAGCGACGGGCACCGCATTCATTGCCATATTCCGGCTGCTGACCTGGAAATGATACAGCAATTGGCACCTGGCGCCATCGGCGTAGCAACGCCCAACCTGGAGTGA
- a CDS encoding ABC transporter permease, whose product MGRYIVRRLGFLVLTLLLTSLIVFVVTQMLPGDVARITLGREASEAAVQQLRVELGLDKPWPIQYFTWLGNFLTGNWGVSYSTGLPVRPLVMERLGNSMMLGALTMLIAVPLSVFLGVVAGLKEDKAADNVISISSLAVVGLPEFVTGFVLIQIFAFRLDLFPANSSIRPGTGFFEALPQLVLPALTATLVLLAYVTRLTRAGVVEELKQDYVRTARTKGIPERQVIVKHVLRNALLPTITIIAISFGWLISGLIVIENVFNYPGLGRLLTFAIDRRDMPLLQAITLVTVLVFALANLGADLLYAMLNPRIRLK is encoded by the coding sequence ATGGGCCGTTACATCGTAAGACGCCTTGGATTTCTGGTCCTGACACTCTTGTTGACCTCATTGATTGTCTTCGTCGTCACGCAGATGTTGCCGGGCGATGTGGCGCGCATTACCTTGGGACGTGAAGCCAGCGAGGCGGCTGTGCAACAATTGCGGGTGGAATTGGGGCTCGACAAGCCCTGGCCCATCCAGTATTTCACCTGGTTGGGCAACTTCCTGACCGGCAATTGGGGAGTGTCCTACAGCACGGGCCTGCCAGTGCGCCCCCTGGTCATGGAGCGATTGGGTAATTCCATGATGCTCGGTGCGCTGACGATGCTGATTGCAGTCCCTCTGTCGGTTTTCCTCGGTGTGGTGGCTGGTTTGAAGGAGGACAAGGCAGCGGATAATGTCATCAGTATTTCATCGCTGGCCGTTGTGGGTTTGCCGGAGTTCGTGACCGGCTTCGTGCTTATTCAGATCTTCGCCTTTCGGCTCGATCTTTTTCCGGCAAACTCCTCTATCAGGCCAGGAACCGGGTTTTTCGAGGCATTGCCCCAGCTTGTCTTGCCTGCACTGACCGCGACCCTGGTTCTTCTTGCCTACGTAACCCGCCTGACGCGCGCTGGCGTGGTCGAGGAATTGAAGCAGGACTATGTGCGGACAGCCAGGACCAAGGGGATACCGGAGCGTCAGGTGATCGTCAAACACGTCCTGCGTAATGCGCTGTTACCGACCATCACCATTATTGCTATCAGTTTCGGCTGGCTGATCAGTGGCTTGATCGTAATCGAAAACGTCTTTAACTACCCAGGGCTGGGCCGGCTGCTTACTTTTGCGATTGACCGGAGGGACATGCCATTGTTGCAGGCGATTACTCTGGTCACTGTACTTGTGTTTGCCCTGGCCAACCTGGGGGCAGATCTGTTATATGCCATGCTCAATCCCAGGATCCGGCTCAAGTGA
- a CDS encoding O-antigen ligase family protein yields MNSSLLGTETGFDRQPLAIGLITIILAAFIALVTPLWSIAILIGMAITLAILVRPWLGLVALGLSIPFAAAMPLPVGNLPVDGADLLLLLALGAWLLKGFAQGSLVIPWAPLTVPLVLFALALALSLPGAGSYKEGIPELVKWLQVLALYTCVVAILPARFAGWVLAALLLAGVGQALLGLYQFITQTGPDPFVLMGRFMRAHGSFRQPNPYAGYLGMVAPLAISLAIWSLTPSAGQRLHGWPGIVLRLVLFATALLISLGLLLSWSRGAWIAFAGSTMVVLLALSRRAAPLLVVILIALLGSGMIFGWANLIPDPLVERLADLETYLGLVEVQRIEVTDENFAVIERLAHWEAAKAMWADQPWLGVGIGNYGAAYARYALPRWQEALGHAHNVYLNFGAESGLLGFVAYLVFWVAAGWRAIRAASNRDRYVAAVGAGVLGAWAQITIHNLFDNLWVQHMYLHFALMLGVMAVLDSGPLIGNYPKINQRPIETVGNS; encoded by the coding sequence ATGAACAGCTCCCTTCTCGGGACCGAAACAGGGTTCGACCGGCAGCCACTGGCAATTGGACTGATCACCATTATTCTGGCTGCGTTTATCGCACTGGTGACACCACTCTGGAGCATAGCCATTCTGATCGGTATGGCTATTACCCTGGCAATCCTGGTTCGGCCCTGGCTAGGGCTTGTCGCACTTGGCCTCTCCATTCCATTTGCAGCAGCCATGCCACTGCCCGTGGGAAATTTACCGGTGGACGGTGCAGACCTGCTCTTGTTATTGGCATTGGGAGCATGGCTGCTGAAGGGATTCGCCCAGGGATCCCTGGTTATTCCGTGGGCTCCCTTGACGGTGCCTCTGGTGTTGTTCGCGCTGGCGCTGGCGCTTTCCCTTCCAGGAGCAGGCTCCTACAAGGAAGGGATTCCGGAACTGGTGAAATGGCTCCAGGTGTTAGCACTTTACACCTGCGTGGTTGCGATCCTGCCGGCTCGTTTCGCAGGCTGGGTCCTGGCAGCGCTGCTTCTGGCGGGAGTGGGCCAGGCACTGCTCGGACTCTACCAATTCATAACGCAGACGGGCCCCGATCCTTTTGTGTTGATGGGCCGCTTTATGAGAGCCCATGGTAGCTTCCGCCAGCCAAACCCCTACGCCGGCTACCTCGGTATGGTCGCGCCTTTGGCCATTAGCCTGGCCATTTGGAGCCTGACGCCCTCGGCTGGCCAGCGGCTTCACGGCTGGCCAGGGATCGTTTTGCGGCTGGTGTTGTTCGCGACGGCATTGCTGATCTCCCTGGGATTGTTGCTGAGTTGGAGTCGGGGCGCCTGGATCGCCTTTGCAGGATCGACTATGGTCGTCCTTTTGGCACTCAGTCGCCGTGCTGCACCATTACTGGTGGTTATCCTGATTGCCCTGCTCGGATCGGGTATGATATTCGGGTGGGCGAACTTGATTCCCGACCCGCTGGTTGAGCGGCTGGCCGACCTGGAGACCTATCTGGGATTGGTCGAAGTGCAGCGGATCGAGGTGACCGACGAGAACTTCGCCGTCATCGAACGCCTGGCTCACTGGGAAGCAGCCAAGGCCATGTGGGCAGACCAGCCCTGGCTGGGCGTGGGTATCGGAAACTACGGCGCCGCCTATGCCCGGTACGCACTGCCGCGCTGGCAAGAGGCGCTGGGCCACGCCCATAATGTCTATCTGAATTTTGGTGCGGAGAGTGGCCTGCTGGGCTTCGTTGCCTACCTGGTATTCTGGGTTGCCGCCGGCTGGCGCGCGATCCGGGCAGCTTCAAACCGGGACCGCTACGTGGCAGCTGTCGGTGCTGGAGTGCTGGGTGCCTGGGCACAGATCACGATCCATAACCTGTTTGACAATCTATGGGTGCAACACATGTACCTGCACTTTGCCTTGATGCTGGGTGTCATGGCAGTGCTGGACAGCGGCCCACTTATCGGCAATTATCCAAAAATCAACCAGCGTCCCATCGAAACCGTTGGAAACTCTTAG
- a CDS encoding 3'(2'),5'-bisphosphate nucleotidase CysQ, which yields MNVSDAGSIPAISTWHGLAIYTVSPYFFTIRVDYRWRNILHHAELLELELPTAERLVREAGVLVQNVYDGNIDVEWKGTNDPVTAADRAANEYLVRGLQHAFPGDGILSEEATDDLDRLSRQRVWIVDPLDGTREFIDRIGEFSIMVGLAIDGKPALGIVFQPVSDLLYRAVPGELAEVVREGTVSALSVSTETSPSQMRLVASRSHRDPLVDTVCRKLGVILDQPSGSVGLKVGLLSTGVCDLYIHPAPGLKEWDTCAPDAILRAAGGTITDAWGRPLVYNRSDFRQRWGLIASNGVIHAQIVAATIEAAEEAGYTEESGFW from the coding sequence TTGAATGTTTCGGACGCGGGTTCGATTCCCGCCATCTCCACCTGGCACGGGCTGGCCATCTACACGGTCAGCCCGTACTTTTTTACGATCAGAGTTGACTATCGCTGGAGGAACATATTGCACCACGCCGAGCTTCTGGAACTGGAACTGCCCACGGCTGAACGCCTGGTCCGGGAGGCAGGTGTCCTGGTCCAAAACGTCTACGACGGAAATATCGACGTTGAATGGAAAGGGACCAACGACCCGGTCACCGCCGCCGACCGGGCAGCCAACGAATACCTGGTGAGGGGTCTCCAGCATGCCTTTCCCGGCGATGGGATCCTTTCAGAGGAAGCGACAGATGATCTCGATCGCCTTTCGCGGCAACGGGTGTGGATCGTCGACCCCCTTGACGGTACCAGGGAATTTATTGATAGGATCGGTGAATTCTCCATCATGGTTGGCCTGGCTATCGACGGCAAACCGGCACTGGGTATCGTATTTCAACCGGTATCTGATTTGCTGTATCGCGCCGTTCCGGGTGAACTCGCCGAAGTCGTCCGCGAGGGAACAGTATCCGCTCTCTCGGTCTCCACCGAAACCTCCCCCTCACAGATGCGTTTAGTAGCGAGCCGGTCCCACCGTGACCCCCTGGTAGATACCGTCTGTCGTAAACTGGGCGTCATCCTGGATCAACCGAGCGGCAGCGTGGGTTTGAAGGTCGGTTTACTCAGCACCGGCGTCTGCGATCTCTACATCCATCCCGCCCCCGGCCTTAAGGAATGGGACACTTGCGCTCCGGACGCCATTCTGCGGGCAGCAGGAGGTACGATCACCGATGCCTGGGGACGGCCCCTGGTATACAATAGGTCGGATTTCCGCCAGCGGTGGGGATTGATCGCCAGTAACGGCGTCATCCATGCGCAAATCGTTGCCGCGACGATCGAGGCAGCCGAAGAAGCTGGCTACACCGAAGAAAGCGGCTTCTGGTAG
- a CDS encoding GtrA family protein gives MSHSVETRLPQTLFNNLLDRLSHRTGLSPKELTRFLKFATVGAIGMVVDLTVLNLLIKVFGLPLLVANSISFTVAVLSNFTWNRLWTFPESRERPLHSQLAQFAAVNIIGLAINNLVLWLVYQLTSQVIADPLDYNLAKITAIGVVLFWNYGANRLWTYKGIE, from the coding sequence ATGTCTCATTCCGTAGAAACACGATTGCCGCAAACACTTTTCAACAACCTGCTCGACCGGTTATCCCATCGAACTGGCCTTAGCCCCAAGGAGTTGACCCGGTTCCTGAAGTTTGCCACCGTCGGCGCCATCGGTATGGTCGTCGATTTGACGGTGCTAAACCTGTTAATCAAGGTATTTGGCCTGCCGCTGCTGGTGGCTAACAGCATTTCATTCACGGTGGCGGTTCTGAGTAACTTCACCTGGAATCGGCTCTGGACCTTTCCCGAGAGTCGAGAACGCCCCCTTCACTCACAGTTGGCCCAATTTGCCGCTGTCAATATCATTGGCCTGGCAATCAACAATCTGGTGCTCTGGTTGGTTTACCAATTGACAAGCCAGGTTATTGCCGACCCCCTCGACTATAACCTGGCCAAGATAACTGCCATCGGTGTCGTATTATTCTGGAACTACGGTGCCAACCGGCTTTGGACCTACAAGGGGATCGAATAA
- the mtnP gene encoding S-methyl-5'-thioadenosine phosphorylase, with protein MDPVRIGVIGGSGVYQMDALENIEEVWLDTPFGKPSDAFIVGSLEGQRVAFLSRHGRGHRISPTRLPFRANIWGFKRLGVEYLIGVSACGSLRERLTPGDIVIPDQVFDRTRLRSLSFFDDPKVGTEGIVAHIAVANPFCEYLSEVCLRAVKETGATAHHGGTFVTIEGPRFSTKAESNAFRQLGFDIIGMTTTPEAFLAREAEMSFAIMAHITDYDVWHESEEPVTVEAVVRILTQNAVIAQDSVRNAVRMLANAGPSPYRNALQNALFTDRAYWPEKARKQLSLFIDKYS; from the coding sequence ATGGATCCCGTACGTATAGGCGTGATCGGCGGCAGCGGCGTCTATCAAATGGACGCTCTCGAGAATATTGAGGAGGTGTGGTTAGACACACCCTTTGGCAAACCCTCCGATGCCTTCATCGTTGGATCCCTCGAAGGACAACGAGTCGCATTTCTCAGCCGCCACGGTCGCGGGCACCGTATCAGCCCGACCCGATTGCCCTTTCGAGCCAATATCTGGGGCTTCAAGAGACTGGGGGTAGAATACCTGATCGGCGTAAGCGCCTGTGGCAGCCTGAGAGAGAGATTGACTCCCGGCGACATCGTAATACCGGATCAGGTCTTTGACCGCACACGCCTGCGAAGCCTTTCATTTTTCGATGATCCAAAAGTGGGCACAGAGGGGATCGTCGCCCATATCGCCGTAGCGAACCCCTTCTGCGAATACCTTTCCGAGGTCTGCCTCCGCGCAGTAAAGGAAACCGGGGCAACAGCCCACCATGGTGGCACATTTGTGACGATCGAGGGTCCCCGTTTCAGTACGAAAGCCGAAAGCAACGCCTTTCGTCAACTGGGCTTCGATATCATCGGTATGACAACCACCCCAGAGGCATTCCTCGCTCGTGAAGCAGAGATGAGCTTTGCCATCATGGCCCATATCACCGACTACGACGTATGGCATGAAAGCGAGGAGCCCGTAACCGTCGAGGCAGTAGTACGGATATTGACACAAAATGCCGTAATTGCTCAGGACTCCGTACGCAATGCTGTCAGGATGCTGGCAAACGCAGGGCCCAGCCCCTACCGCAACGCCTTACAGAATGCTCTGTTTACCGACAGGGCCTATTGGCCCGAGAAGGCCAGGAAACAGTTAAGCCTGTTCATCGACAAATACAGCTGA
- a CDS encoding thioredoxin domain-containing protein, translated as MAKKKKKRSSSGQSTAQPTTPTKTSYRDRKRKQNQTWLWVAAAVAVVAVGAILFFTNQSQASVSEPPAATGLSADLVDRSTMGSAVAPVVVTEYSDFGCPACKTFAETSGKQLKEEYVNPGVVRFEYKHYPLPQHEPGASWAANAAECAADQGLFWEMHDFLYQEQGKQGPNTFTQGRLRNMADALGLDSTAFDRCLSRQDHGDVIRDDINEARNLFVNSTPTVFVNGKKVASPVYSEIKAAVDAELEAQGDG; from the coding sequence ATGGCTAAGAAAAAGAAGAAACGATCGAGCAGTGGACAGAGTACTGCCCAGCCGACAACGCCAACCAAGACTTCCTACCGAGACCGCAAGCGAAAGCAAAACCAGACGTGGCTCTGGGTGGCAGCAGCAGTCGCAGTGGTTGCGGTTGGCGCCATCCTGTTTTTTACCAATCAAAGCCAGGCGTCTGTGAGTGAACCGCCTGCAGCTACCGGTTTGAGCGCTGACCTGGTAGATCGGTCGACAATGGGCAGTGCCGTTGCTCCAGTGGTGGTCACGGAATACTCCGATTTCGGCTGCCCCGCCTGCAAAACCTTCGCTGAAACAAGTGGCAAGCAACTCAAGGAAGAGTATGTGAATCCGGGAGTTGTACGATTTGAGTACAAGCACTACCCCCTACCCCAACATGAACCGGGTGCAAGCTGGGCAGCCAACGCAGCCGAGTGTGCGGCCGATCAGGGTCTGTTCTGGGAAATGCACGATTTTCTCTACCAGGAACAGGGTAAGCAGGGCCCCAATACCTTCACCCAGGGCCGTTTGCGCAACATGGCGGACGCTCTGGGCTTGGATAGCACGGCCTTTGACAGGTGTTTGAGTCGCCAGGACCACGGCGATGTGATCCGTGATGACATCAACGAGGCTCGCAACCTCTTCGTCAACTCGACACCCACTGTCTTTGTCAATGGCAAGAAGGTTGCATCACCGGTGTATTCGGAGATCAAGGCTGCGGTCGACGCGGAGCTGGAAGCACAGGGGGACGGCTAG
- a CDS encoding glycosyltransferase family 1 protein → MHITIDYTPAVHQGAGIGRHTRGLVNALAPLLDKHKVTLLVFGSPPEGLVKAPDGMDVRIVPIASRWLTIGWHRLKVPLPVDWLSSPSDLYHASDFALPPVRRAKTLLTIHDLSFLTVPEYADERLRCFLANTVPHSVRRANHILADSKSTKRDLVDLMNVDEEQITVVYPGVDHRFQPLTNSPGLQIVREKYGLGRAPFILGVSTLEPRKNWPGLIRSWDRLRRETDHPHRLVIAGGKGWLTNEIFRVADESDFREDITFTGFVEDADLPHLYSAADLFALPTWYEGFGIPVVEAMACGTPVVCSDNSSLPEAAGDAALLVDAADEVGLISAMRLLIENDSLRSELRQRGLAQARRFTWESAAQTLLSTYERVFSRP, encoded by the coding sequence GTGCACATCACCATTGATTATACCCCGGCGGTGCACCAGGGTGCAGGCATCGGTCGACACACCCGTGGTCTTGTCAACGCGTTGGCTCCTTTGCTGGACAAACACAAGGTGACCCTGCTGGTTTTCGGAAGCCCGCCCGAAGGTCTTGTCAAAGCACCCGATGGCATGGACGTTCGGATCGTCCCCATTGCCAGTCGCTGGCTGACCATCGGCTGGCATCGGTTGAAGGTACCGTTGCCTGTGGACTGGTTATCGAGCCCGTCCGACCTGTATCACGCCTCAGACTTTGCCCTGCCTCCGGTGCGACGAGCCAAAACCTTGTTAACCATCCATGACCTCAGCTTCCTGACGGTACCCGAATATGCTGACGAACGACTCCGCTGCTTCCTGGCCAACACGGTACCCCATTCAGTGCGCAGAGCGAACCATATCCTCGCCGACAGCAAGAGCACAAAACGCGACCTGGTAGATCTAATGAACGTCGACGAGGAACAGATCACCGTAGTCTATCCGGGCGTCGACCATCGCTTCCAACCCCTGACCAATTCCCCTGGCCTGCAGATTGTGCGAGAAAAATACGGCCTGGGGCGCGCCCCCTTCATCCTGGGAGTGAGCACGTTGGAACCTCGCAAGAACTGGCCTGGTTTGATCAGGTCGTGGGATCGATTGCGCCGGGAAACAGACCATCCTCATCGACTGGTAATCGCCGGGGGGAAGGGTTGGCTAACCAACGAGATATTCAGAGTTGCCGACGAGTCCGATTTCCGCGAGGACATTACCTTCACCGGCTTCGTCGAGGACGCCGACCTGCCACACCTCTATAGTGCCGCTGATCTGTTCGCTCTTCCCACCTGGTACGAGGGGTTTGGTATCCCGGTTGTGGAGGCGATGGCCTGTGGAACCCCGGTGGTCTGCTCGGACAATTCCTCGCTGCCTGAGGCCGCAGGCGACGCGGCTTTGTTGGTCGATGCGGCCGACGAAGTTGGGCTGATCAGTGCTATGAGGCTCCTTATCGAAAACGACAGCTTGCGAAGTGAGTTGCGCCAACGCGGTCTCGCCCAGGCGCGACGCTTCACATGGGAGTCGGCAGCCCAAACCTTGTTGTCCACCTACGAACGCGTTTTCTCCCGACCATGA
- a CDS encoding metallophosphoesterase, translated as MRIAVISDVHDNIWNLSDALDRIAEQEAGALIFCGDFCAPFTLAQIGQDFNGPVHCVFGNNDGDPRLLLANAQAAGNVTLHGEFAELAFDGRRVAVNHYPEIAQYLARSGEFDLVCYGHNHQAKVERMGKTILANPGEVMGRFGDPTYGIYDSGMGDFSLHPVLHHCNPVD; from the coding sequence ATGCGAATCGCAGTGATATCCGACGTGCACGACAATATCTGGAATCTTTCCGATGCTCTCGACAGAATTGCCGAACAGGAGGCGGGGGCACTGATTTTCTGCGGGGATTTCTGTGCCCCCTTCACTCTGGCTCAGATCGGCCAGGATTTCAATGGACCGGTACACTGCGTGTTTGGCAACAACGATGGCGATCCGCGGTTGTTATTGGCGAACGCGCAGGCAGCCGGCAACGTGACCTTGCATGGCGAATTTGCTGAGTTGGCCTTCGACGGGCGACGAGTGGCGGTTAATCATTATCCGGAAATCGCCCAATACCTTGCCCGGTCGGGCGAATTCGACCTGGTCTGCTATGGGCACAATCATCAGGCTAAGGTGGAGAGAATGGGAAAGACGATTTTGGCTAACCCCGGGGAGGTGATGGGCAGGTTCGGCGATCCGACCTACGGAATCTACGATTCCGGAATGGGCGATTTTTCGCTCCATCCGGTATTGCATCACTGTAACCCGGTTGACTAG
- the smpB gene encoding SsrA-binding protein SmpB yields MKSDDNGIKVIATNRKARYDYHINDTIEAGIVLTGTEIKSIRAGRVNLRDSFAQIRSGEAWLVGAHIAPYAHGNRENHEPRRDRKLLLHRREINKMAGRIQEKGWTLIPLRLYLKDGRAKVELGLAHGKRQYDKRQTIAKRDIDREMRRVVKDMHR; encoded by the coding sequence ATGAAATCTGACGATAACGGGATCAAGGTAATCGCGACCAATCGAAAAGCCCGCTATGACTACCACATCAACGATACGATCGAGGCGGGTATCGTGCTGACCGGCACCGAGATAAAATCAATTCGGGCCGGTCGCGTGAACCTTCGAGACAGCTTTGCCCAGATTCGCAGCGGCGAGGCGTGGCTTGTGGGTGCTCATATTGCACCTTATGCCCATGGCAATCGCGAAAACCACGAGCCCCGGCGAGACCGCAAATTACTTCTCCATCGCCGCGAGATCAACAAGATGGCCGGTCGGATCCAGGAAAAAGGCTGGACACTGATTCCCTTGCGGCTTTACCTGAAGGATGGCCGCGCAAAGGTTGAACTGGGACTTGCCCACGGAAAAAGACAATACGACAAACGGCAGACCATTGCCAAACGGGATATCGACCGGGAAATGCGTCGGGTTGTGAAAGATATGCACCGCTGA
- a CDS encoding vitamin K epoxide reductase family protein, with amino-acid sequence MMAQTRNWQDWLELILIFAGIAVATYLTYIKLFGLEAYCAGVGNCEAVQTSPYAELFGIPVAILGLLTYLALLVLFLVKWFDWRDLGQLATQLFFLVTLVGLLFSVYLTYLELFVILAICPWCVASALVMLGLFFLALADVLGGEPEYAVESVPGEAGHRR; translated from the coding sequence ATGATGGCCCAGACTCGAAATTGGCAGGACTGGCTGGAACTGATTCTGATCTTTGCAGGAATTGCTGTTGCCACCTACCTGACATACATCAAGCTATTCGGACTGGAGGCGTATTGCGCCGGAGTGGGTAACTGCGAGGCTGTGCAGACCAGCCCATATGCCGAGCTGTTCGGGATTCCGGTCGCCATCCTCGGCTTGCTGACCTATCTGGCACTTCTGGTGTTATTCCTCGTGAAATGGTTCGATTGGAGAGACCTGGGCCAGCTGGCAACTCAACTGTTTTTCCTGGTTACCCTGGTTGGTTTGCTTTTCTCCGTCTATTTGACCTATCTTGAACTCTTTGTGATCCTGGCGATTTGCCCATGGTGCGTCGCTTCTGCACTGGTCATGCTGGGCCTGTTCTTCCTGGCTCTGGCAGATGTCCTCGGAGGGGAACCGGAGTACGCCGTTGAGTCGGTGCCGGGAGAGGCCGGCCACAGACGTTGA